One genomic region from Candidatus Methylomirabilis lanthanidiphila encodes:
- the carB_3 gene encoding Carbamoyl-phosphate synthase large chain, translated as MSDENFPINDPTLQSYSFPDLLVPVVPQTEESVDILIAGVSARGLAESAVRSRPAHRIVAADYFGDFDLGLLCPHRSIKRDLSLPYDVRHLIAVSSGLLFDALIYVANLENYPSVIETMAGGKPILGNSPAVLASARDPSRFFEFLTQAGIPMPKIALDPASLDLDSSISWLRKPVRSGGGHGIAVHRHEDRLEPGFFLQEYLDGLSCGAVFAANGSDACLLGISEQLIGRNEFGTDGFRYCGSILGPIEVGQAEWVNLVESMRQVVRAITREFHLVGVNGVDFILKGQTVYPLEINPRYTASMELVEWAHGLNIFKTHLDACQGRLPDFDLLAYPHAGYFGKAIRFASQTLIFRDPRWWFDRGARDLPLDGEQITQGQPICTLFSRGQSRSECYNRLADDAATIEQACLKATTTV; from the coding sequence ATGAGCGATGAGAACTTTCCAATCAATGATCCCACCCTGCAAAGTTACTCCTTCCCGGATCTGCTAGTACCCGTAGTTCCTCAAACAGAGGAATCGGTGGATATTCTGATCGCGGGGGTCAGTGCGCGCGGGCTGGCGGAGTCGGCGGTTCGCAGCAGGCCGGCGCATCGGATCGTTGCGGCTGACTACTTCGGGGATTTCGATCTGGGGCTGCTGTGTCCGCATCGCTCCATCAAAAGAGACCTGAGCCTCCCGTATGACGTTCGCCATCTGATCGCGGTGTCGTCAGGCCTGCTGTTCGACGCGCTGATCTATGTTGCGAACCTGGAAAACTATCCGTCAGTGATCGAGACGATGGCCGGCGGAAAGCCGATCCTGGGTAATAGCCCCGCCGTCCTGGCGTCGGCGCGAGATCCTTCCAGATTCTTTGAGTTTCTTACGCAAGCCGGCATTCCTATGCCAAAGATCGCCCTTGACCCCGCGTCCCTCGACCTCGACTCCAGTATCTCATGGCTACGTAAACCAGTGCGAAGCGGGGGTGGCCATGGAATCGCCGTTCACCGGCATGAGGATCGCCTTGAGCCTGGTTTTTTTCTTCAGGAATACCTGGACGGTTTATCGTGCGGCGCGGTGTTCGCTGCGAATGGGTCGGATGCGTGCCTGCTGGGTATCTCTGAACAGCTTATCGGCAGGAACGAGTTCGGAACGGACGGCTTCCGCTACTGCGGGAGCATCCTCGGGCCCATCGAGGTAGGGCAGGCTGAATGGGTCAACCTTGTCGAGAGCATGAGGCAGGTCGTTCGCGCCATCACCAGGGAGTTCCATCTTGTGGGCGTCAACGGGGTCGATTTTATCCTGAAGGGGCAGACCGTCTATCCGCTTGAAATCAATCCCCGCTACACCGCTTCAATGGAGCTGGTCGAATGGGCCCACGGCCTGAATATATTTAAGACGCACCTCGATGCCTGTCAAGGGAGACTGCCCGACTTTGACCTTCTTGCGTACCCTCATGCGGGCTACTTCGGTAAGGCCATTCGTTTCGCCTCTCAGACCCTGATCTTTCGAGATCCCCGGTGGTGGTTTGATCGCGGCGCCCGAGATCTGCCGCTCGACGGGGAACAGATTACACAGGGCCAGCCGATCTGTACGCTATTCTCACGCGGACAAAGCCGGTCGGAGTGCTATAATCGCCTCGCAGACGACGCCGCCACGATAGAGCAAGCGTGCCTGAAGGCTACGACAACGGTATGA
- a CDS encoding NAD(P) transhydrogenase subunit alpha: MRVAVLKEIESGEKRVAIIPETVKRLAKKGIEVSVESGAGEGSCFRDGEYEEAGATIEPSAEALLAATDVIMKIQRPTPAELLKIREGTTIISLLYPLVNQDLVHTLAARKITAIAVDSIPRTTLAQMMDVLSSQATIAGYYAVIMAAYSLPKFFPMLMTAAGTIAPAKVLILGAGVAGLQAIATARRLGAAVEAFDTRKVVRQQVESLGARFVEVDIAEDAQTASGYAKELSEEYKRRQAELLHRHIAKSDVCITTALIPGQRAPILITEEMVQAMRPGSVIVDLAAEQSGNCALTEPGNEVVRHGVTIIGRLNLPSRLAVHASQMYSRNMEKLLLHLMGDGGLKLNLQEEITQGCVITLGGEIVQPKVKDVLSRKGESHAN; this comes from the coding sequence ATGAGGGTTGCAGTCCTGAAGGAGATCGAGTCGGGAGAAAAGCGTGTTGCGATCATCCCGGAAACGGTCAAGCGATTGGCCAAAAAAGGTATCGAGGTCAGCGTAGAGTCCGGCGCCGGCGAAGGGTCATGTTTCCGGGATGGAGAGTACGAGGAAGCCGGCGCCACAATAGAGCCGTCAGCGGAAGCGTTGCTGGCCGCCACCGACGTCATTATGAAGATTCAGCGCCCTACCCCGGCGGAGCTTCTGAAGATTCGCGAGGGCACAACGATCATCAGCCTGCTGTATCCGCTGGTGAACCAGGACCTCGTGCATACACTTGCCGCCCGCAAGATTACCGCGATTGCGGTCGATAGTATTCCTCGGACGACGCTGGCCCAGATGATGGACGTCCTCAGCTCGCAGGCGACGATTGCCGGATACTACGCGGTGATCATGGCTGCGTACTCGCTTCCGAAGTTCTTTCCTATGCTGATGACTGCAGCAGGGACGATTGCGCCGGCGAAGGTGCTGATATTGGGTGCCGGCGTCGCCGGCCTTCAGGCCATCGCTACTGCAAGACGGCTCGGCGCGGCGGTGGAGGCGTTCGATACGCGAAAGGTCGTAAGGCAGCAGGTCGAAAGCCTGGGGGCCCGATTCGTTGAGGTAGACATCGCCGAAGACGCGCAGACGGCGAGCGGGTACGCGAAAGAGCTCTCTGAAGAATACAAGCGGCGACAGGCGGAGTTGCTGCACCGGCATATCGCCAAATCCGATGTCTGCATCACGACAGCGCTGATCCCCGGACAGCGCGCGCCCATCCTGATTACAGAAGAGATGGTGCAGGCGATGAGGCCGGGATCTGTGATTGTGGACCTCGCGGCGGAGCAGAGCGGTAACTGCGCCCTGACCGAGCCGGGCAATGAAGTCGTCCGCCATGGGGTGACAATCATCGGCCGGCTGAATCTTCCGAGCCGTTTGGCGGTCCACGCGAGCCAGATGTACTCCCGCAACATGGAGAAGCTTCTCCTGCACCTGATGGGCGACGGCGGGTTGAAGCTCAATCTCCAGGAGGAGATCACCCAAGGGTGTGTGATCACGCTCGGGGGAGAGATTGTGCAGCCGAAGGTCAAGGACGTGCTGTCTCGGAAAGGGGAATCCCATGCAAATTGA
- a CDS encoding NAD(P) transhydrogenase subunit beta yields MSTALIQLTYFFASALFILGLKDLGSPETARRGNQFAAAGMFLAIVGTLAHQDIISYEWIIIGMIIGSAIGAAMAIFMPMTAMPERIALSHAFGGLAAAFVGISEYYRHGAEMELLKTVPVGFEVIFGALTFTGSLMAFGKLSGYITQVPVTYKFQNQSNISLFVLALALYVAWLFAPAFPVLFYIMLGLAFLIGVLMVLPIGGADMPVIICLLNSYAGLAASATGFVLSNNILIIAGALDGASGFILSIMMSKAMNRSFANVLFGAFGSAAETAPGAAAASAVGSVNEGTIDDAATVLRNAQRVIVVPGYGMAVSQAQHALRELADLLDSDGVTVKYAIHPVAGRMPGHMNVLLAEANVPYDHIFDLEDINDEFSKTDAVIVIGANDVVNPAAKTNPSSPIYGMPVLNVEEARTVIVLKRSMSAGFAGIDNELFILPNTMMVFGDAKQTVTKMVQALKN; encoded by the coding sequence GTGAGTACCGCACTGATACAGCTTACCTACTTCTTTGCGTCCGCGCTGTTTATTCTGGGGCTGAAAGACCTGGGTTCTCCGGAAACGGCCCGACGGGGCAATCAGTTCGCCGCGGCGGGGATGTTCCTCGCCATCGTGGGGACGCTGGCTCACCAGGATATCATCAGCTACGAATGGATCATCATCGGGATGATCATCGGATCGGCGATCGGGGCCGCCATGGCGATTTTCATGCCCATGACGGCAATGCCGGAGCGGATTGCGCTCTCTCACGCATTCGGAGGATTGGCCGCTGCGTTTGTCGGGATATCCGAATATTACCGCCACGGCGCAGAGATGGAACTCCTCAAGACGGTGCCCGTTGGGTTTGAGGTCATCTTCGGCGCCCTGACCTTTACGGGCAGTCTGATGGCGTTTGGGAAGCTGTCGGGATATATTACCCAGGTTCCTGTGACCTATAAGTTCCAGAACCAGTCGAATATCTCCCTCTTTGTCCTCGCGCTGGCGCTGTACGTTGCCTGGCTGTTTGCTCCGGCATTCCCTGTGTTGTTTTATATCATGCTGGGGCTGGCCTTCCTGATCGGCGTGCTCATGGTGCTCCCTATCGGCGGGGCGGATATGCCGGTCATCATCTGTCTGCTGAACTCGTATGCCGGCCTGGCGGCATCGGCTACGGGATTCGTCCTGTCGAACAACATCTTGATTATTGCCGGCGCCCTTGATGGCGCCTCCGGTTTCATCCTGTCGATTATGATGAGCAAGGCCATGAACCGTTCCTTCGCGAATGTGCTGTTCGGGGCCTTCGGCTCCGCGGCCGAGACCGCCCCAGGGGCCGCCGCCGCGTCGGCCGTCGGTAGCGTTAATGAGGGAACGATCGATGATGCGGCGACCGTCCTGCGAAACGCGCAACGGGTTATCGTTGTTCCCGGTTACGGAATGGCGGTATCTCAGGCCCAACATGCGCTGCGTGAGCTGGCCGACCTGCTGGACTCGGACGGCGTCACCGTCAAGTACGCGATTCATCCGGTGGCGGGCCGTATGCCGGGCCACATGAATGTGCTGCTGGCTGAAGCCAACGTCCCGTATGACCACATCTTCGACCTTGAAGATATCAACGACGAGTTTTCCAAGACGGATGCGGTCATTGTTATTGGCGCGAACGACGTCGTCAATCCTGCTGCGAAGACCAATCCATCGAGTCCGATCTACGGGATGCCGGTCCTCAATGTGGAGGAGGCGCGCACGGTCATCGTACTCAAGCGCAGCATGAGCGCCGGCTTTGCAGGCATCGACAACGAGCTCTTCATACTGCCCAATACGATGATGGTGTTCGGCGATGCGAAGCAGACAGTCACCAAGATGGTGCAGGCGCTGAAGAATTAA
- a CDS encoding pyridine nucleotide transhydrogenase subunit alpha: MQIELIFAFYIFMLAAFLGFQVISKVPPLLHTPLMSATNAISGISLVGSLVAAGAHYNPVSTTLGFIAVTAATINVVGGFMITDRMLKMFKKKEGKKS, translated from the coding sequence ATGCAAATTGAGCTCATATTTGCTTTTTATATCTTCATGCTGGCCGCCTTCCTTGGTTTTCAGGTTATTTCGAAGGTTCCGCCGCTGCTGCATACGCCGCTGATGTCCGCGACGAACGCGATCTCGGGTATCTCGCTGGTCGGCTCGCTGGTGGCCGCAGGGGCCCATTACAATCCGGTCAGCACGACCCTGGGGTTCATCGCGGTGACTGCCGCGACGATTAATGTGGTCGGCGGCTTCATGATTACGGATCGAATGCTGAAGATGTTTAAGAAGAAGGAAGGGAAGAAGTCGTGA